In Pararge aegeria chromosome 5, ilParAegt1.1, whole genome shotgun sequence, one DNA window encodes the following:
- the LOC120623945 gene encoding uncharacterized protein LOC120623945, translating into MEHHNVHTTLKNGERVTSTYAEIYFNDSYCYPRNYNVLKHETLHHKDNDHKDEWVSPSDLLIGMVELKPPFTSKFTRGKTHEGILMIGNGILDKERASFLGSMTTLMEDNDAAWKDIMINEKHEVVKKVKAIFLDIFKYKSEIMKQEVSKFYEHSLQDLEIHLRSEIQTVIQCARANIVSDLNSKIQQNLQREKRKLVDVLAKKYITERQKIKKYYKTLLDNELCRNNTLINKAFHERNDAVKAFYKQVESKRLTSTMYIMSLERKKCQMKKIVLENLQSVELTEKLKKIKDKKEEIDAFKKKDVRMAEINKQWEEKIKKVLILFLKFISFSLKLLPEQTTFLLDLEKMFVLQLNEIQKNPEVISTVLFEEKEQLNIFEFPTPEQEITVCEEEPFVLVGDLLAEFAEPHYGSRETLPSDIDLPYFRFNRKYFYAKCHGYESIKKFLISQSCKCSLAIEADFFKPLTGLEPKNVGVTLKPEPLAKESKANGNESSTESLLIEDYLRLHECPVRKCCDWIKRNTFPYLASYLDYNEENFNRVTAILGEIPDKAALPVLISVQDIEENELPFAATKESHHTVATQYSSQDDLTLDEIKCSCFGNAVVKHTESHYILKSSSSKALHDILLKRKISLQRLMDTNPNLLKIFTDECFDYKM; encoded by the coding sequence aTGGAGCATCACAATGTTCACACTACTCTGAAAAATGGTGAGAGAGTAACAAGTACATATGCTGAGATTTACTTTAATGACTCCTATTGTTATCCTCGAAATTACAACGTTTTAAAACATGAAACACTACATCATAAAGATAACGACCATAAGGACGAATGGGTTTCTCCAAGCGATTTACTTATAGGAATGGTAGAATTGAAACCACCTTTTACATCCAAATTTACAAGAGGTAAAACACACGAAGGGATATTAATGATTGGGAACGGTATTTTAGACAAAGAGCGAGCTTCATTTCTCGGCTCAATGACGACATTAATGGAAGATAACGATGCTGCATGGAAAGATATTATGATCAATGAAAAACACGAAGTTGTTAAGAAGGTTAAAGCTATATTTCTAGATATattcaaatacaaaagtgaAATTATGAAACAGGAAGTATCAAAATTTTACGAACATTCATTACAAGATTTAGAAATACATTTACGATCCGAAATTCAAACTGTTATTCAATGTGCGCGTGCTAATATTGTGTCCgatttaaatagtaaaatacaacaaaatctgcaaagagaaaaaagaaaattagtaGATGTACTTGCTAAAAAGTATATAACTGAAaggcaaaaaattaaaaaatattacaaaactttGTTGGATAACGAATTATGCAGGAACAATACACTCATAAATAAAGCATTTCACGAAAGAAATGATGCTGTTAAAGCTTTTTACAAGCAAGTTGAATCAAAGAGACTAACTAGTactatgtatattatgagtttAGAAAGGAAAAAAtgtcaaatgaaaaaaattgttttagaaaaTCTGCAAAGTGTAGAACTAACagaaaagcttaaaaaaataaaggataaaaaagaagaaattgatgcttttaaaaagaaagatgTTCGAATGGCGGAAATTAATAAGCAGTGggaagagaaaattaaaaaagtcctaattttatttctaaagttTATAAGTTTCTCGCTTAAGCTTTTACCAGAACAAACAACGTTTTTGCTAGATttagaaaaaatgtttgtgttacagttaaatgaaattcaaaaaaatcctgAAGTTATATCTACTGTTTTATTTGAGGAAAAagaacaattaaatatttttgaatttccaACTCCAGAACAAGAAATTACCGTGTGTGAGGAGGAGCCGTTTGTTTTAGTGGGTGACTTGTTAGCTGAATTTGCAGAACCACATTATGGAAGTCGTGAGACATTGCCAAGTGACATAGATCTCCCATATTTCAGATTcaacagaaaatatttttatgctaaATGCCATGGATACGAAAGTATCAAAAAGTTTCTGATCTCACAAAGTTGTAAATGTAGTTTAGCTATTGAAGCTGATTTCTTTAAACCATTAACAGGTTTGGAACCAAAAAACGTTGGCGTAACACTTAAACCAGAACCTTTAGCAAAAGAAAGCAAAGCAAACGGAAACGAATCATCTACAGAATCACTATTAATTGAGGATTATTTACGACTCCACGAATGTCCTGTTAGAAAATGTTGTGACTGGATAAAGAGAAATACTTTTCCTTATTTAGCATCTTATCTAGattataatgaagaaaattttaacAGAGTAACAGCTATACTTGGTGAAATTCCGGATAAAGCAGCTCTACCAGTATTAATATCTGTGCAGGATATTGAGGAAAATGAGCTACCTTTTGCTGCAACGAAAGAATCACATCACACTGTGGCAACTCAATATTCAAGTCAAGATGATTTGACcttagatgaaataaaatgttcctGTTTTGGCAACGCGGTTGTAAAACATACAGaatcacattatatacttaaatcatctTCAAGCAAAGCTttgcatgatatattattaaaacggAAAATTTCTTTGCAGCGATTAATGGACACAAATCCTAACTTGCTCAAAATATTTACAGATGaatgttttgattataaaatgtaa